Proteins encoded within one genomic window of Actinoplanes octamycinicus:
- a CDS encoding IS110 family transposase: protein MPSITPDDTVIEVFGGVDTHQDTHTAAVIDQVGRVLGTHEFPATAAGYADLLAWIRGHGRLSRVGVEGTGAYGAGLARLLRDEHADVIEVDRPDRKTRRFQGKSDPIDAIQAARAALAGERTGTPKQRDGRVEALRNLRVARRSAVEQRADTQRQMKTLIVTAPDELRARLRGLSVKQLVVTCANLRPERADAATPLTAVKLALRSLARRHQQLSAEITDLDELLEPVVAAINPGLLAANGVGAEIAGQLLVSAGENHDRLASEAAFAMLCGVAPIPASSGKTTRHRLNRGGDRQANAALYRVVLCRLRWDPRTRDYMQRRTKEGMSKKEIIRCLKRYVARELYQLIRMNDLELAA from the coding sequence ATGCCTTCCATTACACCTGATGACACTGTGATCGAGGTCTTCGGTGGCGTCGACACTCACCAGGACACCCACACCGCCGCCGTGATCGACCAGGTCGGCCGGGTTCTCGGCACGCATGAGTTCCCCGCCACCGCGGCCGGCTACGCCGATCTGCTGGCCTGGATACGCGGGCACGGCCGGCTCAGCCGGGTCGGGGTCGAGGGCACCGGCGCCTACGGCGCGGGCCTGGCTCGCCTGCTCCGCGACGAGCACGCCGACGTGATCGAGGTCGACCGGCCAGACCGTAAGACCCGCCGCTTCCAGGGAAAATCCGACCCGATCGACGCGATCCAAGCCGCCCGGGCCGCGCTGGCTGGTGAACGCACCGGCACCCCCAAACAGCGCGACGGGCGCGTCGAAGCGTTACGTAACCTGCGCGTGGCCCGGCGCAGCGCGGTCGAACAGCGCGCCGACACCCAGCGCCAGATGAAGACCCTGATCGTCACCGCTCCCGACGAGCTGCGTGCCCGGCTACGCGGCCTGAGCGTCAAACAGCTGGTCGTCACCTGCGCGAACCTGCGCCCCGAGCGGGCTGACGCCGCGACCCCGCTCACCGCCGTCAAGCTCGCCCTGCGCAGTCTGGCCCGCCGCCATCAGCAGCTGTCCGCCGAGATCACCGACCTCGACGAGCTGCTCGAGCCGGTCGTCGCCGCGATCAACCCCGGCCTGCTGGCCGCCAACGGTGTCGGCGCCGAGATCGCCGGGCAGTTGCTGGTCAGTGCCGGGGAGAACCACGACCGGCTCGCCTCCGAGGCGGCGTTCGCCATGCTCTGCGGCGTTGCACCGATCCCGGCCTCGTCCGGCAAGACGACCCGGCACCGGCTCAACCGTGGCGGCGACCGACAGGCCAACGCCGCCCTCTACCGCGTCGTGCTCTGCCGCCTGCGCTGGGATCCCCGCACCCGCGACTACATGCAACGACGCACCAAGGAAGGCATGTCGAAGAAAGAAATCATTCGATGCCTTAAGCGATATGTCGCCCGCGAGCTCTACCAACTCATCAGAATGAACGATCTTGAACTCGCCGCTTGA
- a CDS encoding Rv3235 family protein translates to MRSVVQVASAGSRPAVRLRPVLRYDPPFDDEMTSPAWSSARQPALEWPRPIQRAPSGPPPSPAFPPADPSAPADAAPSGQVVPTAAVPGAPAVRADAAPSDPAVRAGAAPNGQVVRPGAAPSGQAVRVGATPSGQAVRVGATPSGQVVRAGATPNGQVAGGAEVSIGPAVRGAAAPVVAGPSGDAKLAVKRFVHLCVEVLNGYRPATHLRGLSLPAEAAGVVAQGLAGARRVAQLRRARRPGDRRAQRPSPVGVLRVNLCEPRRGAVEAAVALVTGERTWAMALRLELHDDEWCATTLRLI, encoded by the coding sequence ATGCGATCGGTGGTCCAGGTTGCGTCCGCCGGGTCGCGGCCGGCGGTTCGCCTGCGCCCGGTGCTTCGGTACGACCCTCCGTTCGACGACGAGATGACGTCGCCGGCGTGGTCGTCCGCGCGGCAGCCGGCCCTGGAGTGGCCGCGCCCGATCCAGCGGGCCCCTTCCGGCCCACCGCCCAGCCCAGCGTTCCCACCAGCCGATCCGTCGGCCCCGGCCGACGCGGCACCGAGCGGTCAGGTGGTCCCGACCGCGGCGGTTCCGGGCGCTCCCGCGGTCCGGGCCGACGCGGCGCCGAGCGATCCAGCGGTCCGAGCGGGCGCGGCGCCGAACGGTCAGGTGGTCCGGCCTGGCGCGGCGCCGAGCGGTCAGGCGGTCCGGGTCGGCGCGACGCCGAGCGGTCAGGCGGTCCGGGTCGGCGCGACGCCGAGCGGTCAGGTGGTCCGGGCCGGCGCGACGCCGAACGGCCAGGTGGCCGGGGGTGCGGAGGTATCGATCGGTCCAGCGGTCCGGGGTGCGGCGGCGCCGGTGGTGGCCGGGCCTTCCGGGGACGCGAAGCTGGCGGTGAAGCGGTTCGTGCACCTCTGTGTCGAGGTGCTGAACGGCTACCGGCCGGCGACCCACCTGCGCGGGCTGTCGTTGCCGGCCGAGGCGGCCGGGGTGGTGGCGCAGGGTCTGGCCGGCGCCCGGCGGGTCGCCCAGTTGCGGCGGGCCCGGCGGCCCGGTGACCGGCGAGCCCAGCGGCCGTCCCCGGTCGGGGTGCTCCGGGTCAACCTCTGCGAGCCGCGGCGCGGGGCGGTCGAGGCCGCGGTCGCCCTGGTCACCGGGGAGCGGACCTGGGCCATGGCGCTCCGCTTGGAGCTGCACGACGACGAGTGGTGCGCCACCACCCTCCGTCTCATCTGA
- a CDS encoding helix-turn-helix domain-containing protein has product MEGRFLLLSDVAAELNVTDSQVYHMVRSGELPAIKVGGRGQWRVERVKLEEYIQGKYAETAAWVRENPLTEREPE; this is encoded by the coding sequence GTGGAGGGCCGGTTCCTGTTGCTGTCCGACGTCGCGGCCGAGCTGAACGTCACCGACTCGCAGGTCTATCACATGGTGCGCAGCGGCGAGCTGCCGGCGATCAAGGTGGGCGGCCGCGGCCAGTGGCGGGTCGAGCGCGTCAAGCTGGAGGAATACATCCAGGGCAAGTACGCGGAGACGGCCGCCTGGGTGCGGGAGAACCCGCTCACCGAGCGCGAGCCGGAGTGA
- a CDS encoding DUF6912 family protein: MAKQEEDVPITELVRVYVPATLPLLAFLRTEGRLGNGAIEAHAVTPALREWYAEGDEEELEYVAFTRAAQGALQLLRYDVAAPRRRVVVSADVPAATLVREDVELGSSTVRLPEPVLMSQVASIHVDGAEAMEAVAAAAEVVEEALAGDPDAQFTVDGAEDHELEWYAVSELDELI, encoded by the coding sequence ATGGCGAAGCAGGAGGAAGACGTGCCGATCACCGAGCTGGTCCGGGTCTACGTGCCGGCCACCCTGCCGTTGCTGGCGTTCCTGCGGACGGAGGGCCGGCTCGGCAACGGGGCGATCGAGGCGCACGCCGTGACGCCCGCGCTGCGCGAGTGGTACGCCGAGGGCGACGAGGAGGAGCTGGAGTACGTCGCCTTCACCCGCGCCGCGCAGGGCGCCCTGCAGTTGCTGCGGTACGACGTCGCCGCGCCCCGCCGCCGGGTGGTGGTCTCCGCCGACGTGCCGGCGGCCACCCTGGTCCGGGAGGACGTCGAGCTCGGGTCGAGCACCGTGCGGCTGCCCGAGCCGGTGCTGATGTCCCAGGTGGCGAGCATCCACGTGGACGGCGCCGAGGCGATGGAGGCGGTCGCGGCGGCCGCCGAGGTGGTCGAGGAGGCGCTGGCCGGCGACCCGGACGCGCAGTTCACCGTCGACGGCGCCGAGGACCACGAGCTGGAGTGGTACGCGGTCTCCGAGCTGGACGAGCTGATCTAG
- a CDS encoding PadR family transcriptional regulator: protein MPDFQINPTAAALLGLLHEGPMTGGQLMAAAERRLGPYWSMTRSQVYRELPVLAEMGYVRLGKPGPRSSQPYAITASGKRAFSRWLTETPGRDALRNPVALRVAFGQQHSEDQLKTLYTNANQYHAEALAMAKDQAKEVKKNGDPYGAAALEFAVAYHKAALSWLKTVPSE from the coding sequence ATGCCCGACTTCCAGATCAATCCCACGGCTGCCGCCTTGCTCGGCCTGCTTCACGAGGGGCCGATGACCGGCGGACAGCTCATGGCGGCTGCCGAACGCCGCCTCGGGCCCTACTGGTCGATGACGCGGAGCCAGGTCTACCGCGAATTGCCCGTACTGGCCGAAATGGGGTATGTACGCCTCGGCAAGCCGGGCCCTCGTTCCAGTCAGCCCTACGCGATCACCGCCTCCGGGAAGCGCGCCTTCAGCCGCTGGCTCACCGAGACCCCCGGCCGTGACGCGCTGCGCAACCCGGTCGCGCTGCGGGTCGCCTTCGGCCAGCAGCACAGTGAGGACCAGCTGAAGACGCTCTACACCAACGCCAACCAGTACCACGCGGAGGCGCTGGCGATGGCGAAGGACCAGGCCAAGGAAGTGAAGAAGAACGGTGATCCGTACGGCGCGGCCGCCCTGGAGTTCGCCGTCGCCTACCACAAGGCGGCGCTGAGCTGGCTGAAGACCGTTCCGTCCGAATGA
- the prfB gene encoding peptide chain release factor 2 translates to MTAADFPEQLKALDATLRNIENVLDVDKLRRDKTELEEQASAPDLWDDQAYAQEVNSRLSYVAGEISKLERLRSRLDDAGLLLEMAEAEGDTASVAEVGDEIATLTKAIEEMEVRTLLSGEYDSREALVAIRAGAGGVDAADFAEMLMRMYLRWAERHGYPTEVYDTSYAEEAGLKSATFTVKVPYAYGTLSVESGTHRLVRISPFDNQGRRQTSFAGVEVMPVVEQTDHIDIPENEIRVDVYRSSGPGGQSVNTTDSAVRLTHIPTGIVASCQNEKSQLQNKAAAMRVLQARLLERKRQEEQAKMADLKQDTTGSWGDQMRSYVLHPYQMVKDLRTEYEVGNPSSVFDGDVDGFIEAGIRWRKQNQVAS, encoded by the coding sequence GTGACCGCTGCCGACTTCCCTGAGCAACTCAAAGCGCTCGACGCCACCCTCCGCAACATCGAGAACGTCTTGGACGTCGACAAGCTGCGGCGCGACAAGACGGAGCTCGAGGAGCAGGCCTCCGCCCCGGACCTGTGGGACGACCAGGCCTACGCGCAGGAGGTCAACAGCCGTCTGTCGTACGTCGCGGGGGAGATCTCCAAGCTGGAGCGGCTGCGCTCCCGGCTCGACGACGCCGGCCTGCTGCTGGAGATGGCCGAGGCGGAGGGTGACACCGCCTCGGTCGCCGAGGTGGGCGACGAGATCGCCACGCTGACCAAGGCGATCGAGGAGATGGAGGTCCGCACCCTCCTCTCCGGGGAGTACGACTCCCGCGAGGCCCTGGTCGCGATCCGGGCCGGCGCCGGCGGGGTCGACGCCGCCGACTTCGCCGAGATGCTGATGCGGATGTACCTGCGCTGGGCCGAGCGGCACGGTTACCCGACCGAGGTCTACGACACGTCGTACGCGGAGGAGGCCGGCCTCAAGTCGGCCACCTTCACGGTCAAGGTCCCGTATGCGTACGGGACGCTGAGCGTCGAGTCGGGCACCCACCGGCTGGTCCGGATCAGCCCGTTCGACAACCAGGGCCGCCGGCAGACCAGCTTCGCCGGGGTCGAGGTGATGCCGGTGGTGGAGCAGACCGACCACATCGACATCCCGGAGAACGAGATCCGCGTCGACGTGTACCGGTCGTCCGGCCCCGGTGGGCAGAGCGTCAACACCACCGACTCGGCGGTCCGGCTGACCCACATCCCGACCGGCATCGTGGCGTCCTGTCAGAACGAGAAGTCGCAGCTGCAGAACAAAGCGGCCGCCATGCGGGTCCTCCAGGCCCGCCTCCTGGAGCGCAAGCGCCAGGAGGAGCAGGCGAAGATGGCCGATCTGAAGCAGGACACCACCGGATCGTGGGGCGACCAGATGCGTTCGTACGTCCTGCACCCGTACCAAATGGTGAAGGATTTGCGCACTGAGTACGAAGTCGGCAACCCCTCGTCGGTCTTCGACGGCGATGTGGACGGCTTCATCGAGGCGGGCATCCGTTGGCGCAAGCAGAATCAGGTTGCCAGCTAG
- the ftsE gene encoding cell division ATP-binding protein FtsE, whose protein sequence is MIQLENVTKTYPKASRPSLDNVSVGIEKGEFVFFIGPSGSGKSTIIKLLLKEVQATRGKVVVNAKDVTTLRSWKIPQFRRSIGCVFQDFRLLPNRTAYENVAFALEVIGKTKAVARRVVPEVLELVGLGGKEHRYPHELSGGEQQRVAVARAFVNRPLILLADEPTGNLDPDTSIEIMRLLDRINRTGTTVVMVTHDSNIVNQMRRRVIEIESGRIVRDQARGVYG, encoded by the coding sequence GTGATTCAGCTCGAGAACGTGACGAAGACGTATCCGAAGGCGTCTCGGCCGTCGTTGGACAATGTCAGCGTCGGGATCGAGAAGGGTGAGTTCGTCTTCTTCATCGGCCCCTCCGGTTCTGGCAAGTCCACGATCATCAAGCTGCTGCTGAAGGAGGTCCAGGCGACCCGCGGCAAGGTGGTGGTGAACGCCAAGGACGTCACTACGCTGCGCTCCTGGAAGATCCCGCAGTTCCGCCGCTCGATCGGCTGTGTGTTCCAGGACTTCCGGCTGCTCCCCAACCGCACCGCGTACGAAAATGTCGCGTTTGCCCTTGAGGTCATCGGCAAGACCAAGGCCGTCGCCCGGCGCGTCGTCCCCGAGGTGCTCGAGCTGGTCGGCCTGGGCGGCAAGGAGCACCGCTACCCGCACGAGCTCTCCGGTGGTGAGCAGCAGCGTGTCGCGGTGGCCCGGGCCTTCGTGAACCGCCCGTTGATCCTCCTGGCCGACGAGCCCACCGGTAACCTCGACCCGGACACCTCGATCGAGATCATGCGGTTGCTGGACCGGATCAACCGGACCGGCACGACCGTCGTGATGGTCACGCACGACTCCAACATCGTCAACCAGATGCGCCGCCGGGTCATCGAGATCGAGAGCGGGCGGATCGTCCGTGACCAGGCACGCGGTGTTTACGGCTGA
- the ftsX gene encoding permease-like cell division protein FtsX, with the protein MRVKYVLNEVLVGLWRNVTMSVAMIITMSVSLTMLGASVLMYLQVDRMKDFYYGEIEVSIFLVDNVTDGQRQAIKQKIDENPLVKESSYETKEQALERFKVLYADSPDFVAAVNVNSLPESYRVKLKNPEAYDQFAKTLEGEPGIQRIIDQRELLQKVFNIFNSVQLMSLVVAAVMAFAALLLVGNTIQVAAYSKRREVAVMKLVGASNWFIQAPFVLEAVVAGLIGAILGFVALFIGKIVLLDNKLQALTAILTPVPSGNVWLMLPLLAGVGALVSAVTAWVTLRFYLKV; encoded by the coding sequence ATGCGCGTGAAGTATGTCCTCAACGAGGTCCTGGTGGGCCTGTGGCGAAACGTCACCATGTCGGTCGCCATGATCATCACCATGTCGGTCTCGCTGACCATGCTGGGCGCCAGCGTGCTGATGTACCTGCAGGTCGACCGCATGAAGGACTTCTACTACGGCGAGATCGAGGTCTCGATCTTCCTGGTCGACAACGTGACCGACGGTCAGCGGCAGGCGATCAAGCAGAAGATCGACGAGAACCCGCTGGTCAAGGAGAGCTCCTACGAGACCAAGGAGCAGGCGCTCGAGCGCTTCAAGGTGCTCTACGCCGACTCGCCCGACTTCGTGGCCGCGGTCAACGTCAACAGCCTGCCCGAGTCGTACCGGGTGAAGCTGAAGAACCCCGAGGCCTACGACCAGTTCGCCAAGACCCTGGAGGGCGAGCCGGGCATCCAGCGGATCATCGACCAGCGCGAGCTGTTGCAGAAGGTGTTCAACATCTTCAACTCGGTTCAGCTGATGTCACTCGTGGTCGCCGCGGTGATGGCGTTCGCCGCCCTGTTGCTGGTCGGTAACACCATCCAGGTGGCCGCCTACAGCAAGCGCCGCGAGGTCGCGGTGATGAAGCTGGTCGGCGCGTCGAACTGGTTCATCCAGGCCCCGTTCGTCCTGGAGGCGGTGGTCGCCGGCCTGATCGGCGCGATCCTCGGGTTCGTCGCCCTGTTCATCGGCAAGATCGTGCTGTTGGACAACAAGCTCCAGGCCCTGACCGCGATCCTGACACCCGTGCCGAGCGGGAACGTCTGGCTGATGCTGCCCCTGCTGGCCGGCGTCGGAGCGCTGGTCAGCGCGGTGACCGCGTGGGTCACGCTGCGCTTCTACCTCAAGGTCTGA
- a CDS encoding M23 family metallopeptidase yields MRYRRLKSLLAAVLCLLTVVGLGPAPAVAAARTDRDDAARAAEAVRRAEALLENAGATARAAARRLALASSALPGAQHRVAVARGVVIATRVEADTARDRAAAARQSYQRIAADWAAAQDRVAAARERVAGIARSSYMGGSVSRLNLLVSATAPVDLMDRMTLVDQLVHQENADMRQLIGARRAARAAQDRAGAAKRQAEAAESEAAAKLRAAQSAQVDAVRARRDVYQLVLSRRAALSAANAQRAGVLAQYRAALAAERRVRSSMRGWEHRSGYTGRYHGRLLMPVHGWKSSDYGNRYDPYYRVWQLHAGTDFAAGSGTPIRAAAAGRVIQAGWNGGYGNYTCISHGRVMGTGFSTCYGHQSRIYVHVGQYVRQGEVIGKVGSTGASTGAHLHFETRFGGAPRNPLNYLPSCLC; encoded by the coding sequence GTGAGGTATCGTCGCCTGAAGTCCCTGCTGGCCGCCGTCCTCTGCCTGCTCACCGTCGTCGGCCTGGGGCCCGCCCCGGCCGTGGCGGCCGCCCGGACCGACCGGGACGACGCCGCCCGGGCCGCCGAGGCGGTCCGCCGGGCCGAGGCGCTGCTGGAGAACGCCGGCGCCACCGCCCGGGCCGCCGCCCGCCGTCTCGCCCTCGCCTCGTCCGCGCTGCCGGGCGCCCAGCACCGGGTGGCCGTCGCCCGCGGCGTGGTGATCGCCACCCGGGTGGAGGCGGACACCGCGCGGGACCGGGCCGCCGCCGCCCGGCAGAGCTACCAGCGGATCGCCGCGGACTGGGCGGCCGCCCAGGACCGGGTGGCCGCGGCCCGCGAGCGGGTCGCCGGGATCGCCCGGTCCAGCTACATGGGCGGCTCGGTCAGCCGGCTCAACCTGCTGGTCTCGGCCACCGCCCCGGTCGACCTGATGGACCGGATGACCCTGGTCGACCAGCTGGTCCACCAGGAGAACGCGGACATGCGGCAGCTGATCGGGGCCCGCCGCGCGGCCCGCGCCGCCCAGGACCGGGCCGGCGCGGCGAAACGGCAGGCCGAGGCGGCCGAGTCGGAGGCCGCCGCCAAGCTGCGCGCCGCGCAGAGCGCCCAGGTGGACGCGGTCCGCGCCCGGCGCGACGTCTACCAGCTGGTGCTGTCCCGCCGGGCGGCGCTCAGCGCGGCCAACGCGCAGCGGGCCGGCGTGCTGGCCCAGTACCGGGCCGCGCTCGCCGCCGAGCGCAGGGTGCGCTCCAGCATGCGCGGCTGGGAGCACCGGTCCGGCTACACCGGGCGCTACCACGGGCGGCTGCTGATGCCGGTGCACGGCTGGAAGAGCAGTGACTACGGCAACCGCTACGACCCGTACTACCGGGTCTGGCAGCTACACGCCGGGACCGACTTCGCCGCCGGGTCGGGCACCCCGATCCGGGCCGCCGCGGCCGGCCGGGTGATCCAGGCCGGGTGGAACGGCGGATACGGCAACTACACCTGCATCAGCCACGGCCGGGTGATGGGTACCGGCTTCTCCACCTGTTACGGCCACCAGTCCCGGATCTACGTGCACGTCGGCCAGTACGTCCGGCAGGGCGAGGTGATCGGGAAGGTCGGCTCGACCGGCGCCTCCACCGGCGCGCACCTGCACTTCGAGACCCGGTTCGGCGGAGCGCCGCGGAATCCGCTGAACTATCTGCCGTCCTGCCTTTGTTAG
- the smpB gene encoding SsrA-binding protein SmpB — MPREQGRKLVASNRKAYHDYAILDTYEAGMVLTGTEVKSLRAGRSSLVDAFGHENHGEIFLHGMHIPEYTQGTWTNHEPRRVRKLLLKRDEIHKIMGKLRDDGVTLVPLSVYFQNGYAKVELGVAKGKKSYDKRQDMAERDAKREINRAMGRRAKGMG, encoded by the coding sequence ATGCCACGGGAACAGGGGCGCAAGCTCGTCGCCTCCAACCGCAAGGCGTACCACGACTACGCCATCCTCGACACCTACGAGGCCGGCATGGTGCTGACCGGCACCGAGGTGAAATCGCTGCGCGCCGGGCGCTCCTCGCTGGTCGACGCGTTCGGCCACGAGAACCACGGCGAGATCTTCCTGCACGGCATGCACATCCCGGAGTACACGCAGGGCACCTGGACCAACCACGAGCCCCGCCGGGTGCGCAAGCTGCTGCTCAAGCGCGACGAGATCCACAAGATCATGGGCAAGCTGCGGGACGACGGCGTCACCCTGGTCCCGCTCTCGGTCTACTTCCAGAACGGGTACGCGAAGGTCGAGCTCGGCGTCGCCAAGGGCAAGAAGAGCTACGACAAGCGCCAGGACATGGCCGAGCGGGACGCGAAACGCGAGATCAACCGGGCCATGGGCCGCCGTGCCAAAGGCATGGGCTGA
- a CDS encoding cellulose binding domain-containing protein has protein sequence MSKHRDRQFFIARSVLGLAAAVLVGLVGFIAVRAGGPAEADDTPVIVQPSANLRAAESTTAPRLSGSPVATATPSRPVSPSASASSSASPSKSSASPAPSKTSKSPKPSPSRTTVPPPAPQDLSVTYSTVSSWDRAFVASLQITNKGTQAHEATITLTYPSPVSIGGTWNARGTSSGNTITLSGIQVGPGRSITVGFQSGKGTADRIKPTGCTVVGGSCSVS, from the coding sequence TTGTCCAAGCACAGAGACCGCCAGTTCTTCATCGCCCGCTCGGTGCTCGGCCTGGCCGCCGCCGTCCTGGTCGGCCTGGTGGGGTTCATCGCGGTGCGGGCCGGCGGCCCGGCCGAGGCCGATGACACCCCGGTGATCGTGCAGCCCTCGGCCAACCTGCGAGCCGCCGAGTCGACCACCGCTCCGCGGCTCTCCGGGTCGCCGGTGGCCACCGCCACGCCGTCGCGCCCCGTGTCGCCGTCCGCCTCGGCGTCCTCGTCGGCCTCGCCCTCGAAGAGCTCCGCGTCGCCGGCCCCGTCGAAGACCAGCAAGAGCCCGAAGCCGTCGCCGAGCCGGACCACCGTGCCGCCGCCCGCCCCGCAGGACCTGAGCGTGACCTACTCCACGGTCAGCTCCTGGGACCGTGCCTTCGTCGCCTCGCTGCAGATCACCAACAAGGGCACCCAGGCGCACGAGGCGACGATCACCCTGACCTACCCGTCCCCGGTCAGCATCGGCGGCACCTGGAACGCCCGGGGCACCAGCAGCGGAAACACGATCACGCTCAGCGGCATCCAGGTCGGTCCCGGCCGCTCGATCACGGTCGGCTTCCAGAGCGGCAAGGGCACCGCCGACCGGATCAAGCCGACCGGGTGCACGGTTGTCGGCGGCAGCTGTTCGGTGAGCTAA
- a CDS encoding type II toxin-antitoxin system HicA family toxin → MVDALNRAGFVHVRTKGSHAVYQHPNGRVAVVPQHPTVKRGTLASILRQAGLTTAEFLKLLR, encoded by the coding sequence GTGGTGGACGCCCTTAACAGGGCGGGTTTCGTCCACGTTCGCACCAAAGGCAGCCACGCCGTCTACCAACATCCGAACGGCCGGGTCGCGGTGGTTCCCCAGCACCCTACGGTCAAACGCGGAACCCTCGCCTCGATCCTCCGCCAGGCCGGCCTGACCACAGCCGAATTCCTCAAGCTCCTACGGTGA
- a CDS encoding type II toxin-antitoxin system HicB family antitoxin, producing MTRTLTAAVHQEDDWFVARCLELDVASQGETLDEALANLREAVELYLEQVSQPQIEATPFVTAFQIASAA from the coding sequence ATGACCCGAACGCTGACCGCCGCAGTTCACCAGGAAGACGACTGGTTCGTCGCCCGCTGCCTGGAACTCGACGTGGCTAGCCAAGGCGAGACCCTGGACGAGGCTCTGGCGAATCTTCGCGAAGCGGTGGAGTTGTACCTGGAGCAGGTCTCTCAGCCTCAGATCGAGGCGACGCCGTTCGTGACCGCATTCCAGATCGCCTCGGCCGCATGA
- a CDS encoding type II toxin-antitoxin system VapC family toxin produces MSLLLDTHIVLWWLTDDPTLAAEIKERLDHEPDVYISPATIWEVAIKQSIGKLEKPADLPERIRDSGFRHLDVSAEHAIAAGRLPLIHRDPFDRMLIAQAQVERMTLVTRDAEIPKYDIDVLPA; encoded by the coding sequence ATGAGCCTGCTGCTGGACACCCACATCGTGCTCTGGTGGCTCACCGACGACCCGACGCTCGCCGCCGAGATCAAGGAACGACTCGACCACGAGCCGGACGTCTACATCAGCCCAGCAACAATCTGGGAGGTAGCCATCAAGCAGTCGATCGGCAAGCTGGAGAAGCCGGCCGACCTCCCCGAGCGCATCCGCGACAGCGGCTTCCGGCATCTGGACGTCTCCGCCGAACACGCCATCGCCGCAGGACGCCTCCCGCTCATTCACCGAGACCCGTTCGACCGCATGCTCATCGCCCAGGCCCAGGTCGAACGCATGACGCTGGTGACCCGCGACGCCGAGATACCAAAATACGACATCGACGTCCTGCCCGCGTAG
- a CDS encoding type II toxin-antitoxin system Phd/YefM family antitoxin: MPEAAAQFNIHDAKTNLSRIIDRVEHGEEIIISRAGTPVAKVIPLNRRVDRSGRGSLAGQLVMADDWDSPATNESIARDFGLA, from the coding sequence ATGCCGGAAGCAGCCGCGCAGTTCAACATCCACGACGCGAAGACGAACCTTTCGCGGATCATCGACCGCGTCGAGCACGGCGAAGAGATCATCATCAGCCGGGCCGGCACGCCCGTCGCCAAGGTGATCCCGCTCAACCGCCGGGTCGACAGGTCCGGCCGAGGCTCTCTTGCCGGCCAGCTCGTCATGGCCGACGACTGGGACTCCCCCGCGACGAACGAATCCATCGCCCGGGATTTCGGTCTCGCATGA